The following are encoded together in the Candidatus Desulfatibia profunda genome:
- a CDS encoding ACT domain-containing protein — protein sequence MKAYQLTIPAENKPGVLARITSILARKTVNIRSATISSFGDSGLINLIVDDPKMGQKVLSKEGIPVELKEVIAVLIDDRPGGLNKLLQILAAENINIENGYGFVIQSRKNAVFVLDIQDLERAKDLIESSGFETLSPQELSEVEPFHYVQY from the coding sequence ATGAAAGCCTATCAACTTACAATACCGGCAGAAAATAAACCCGGCGTTTTGGCTCGAATTACTTCCATCCTTGCCCGGAAAACGGTCAATATTCGGTCTGCAACGATATCTTCTTTCGGCGATTCGGGCCTCATCAATCTTATTGTGGACGACCCCAAGATGGGCCAAAAAGTGCTCAGCAAAGAAGGCATCCCGGTCGAACTTAAAGAAGTGATTGCAGTCCTGATTGACGACCGTCCCGGCGGGCTTAATAAACTTTTGCAGATCCTCGCCGCTGAAAATATCAACATTGAGAATGGCTATGGTTTTGTAATACAAAGTCGGAAAAATGCAGTTTTTGTTCTAGACATTCAAGACCTGGAGCGGGCTAAGGATCTGATTGAATCATCGGGATTTGAAACTCTCAGCCCCCAGGAGCTTTCCGAGGTTGAGCCCTTTCACTACGTGCAATATTAA
- a CDS encoding aromatic ring hydroxylase translates to MALMTPEQFEESLKNMKPRVYMNGKRVENVLENANTRTVVESNKASYRWALDPKYKDIMSCYSPLIDSVTNRYTHVSASIDDLVKKAEAGTFTAERLGTCIYRCVGYDAFHALASTTWEMDQDLGTEYRPRFMEFLKMVQAKDLSVAGALTEPRGRRDRKTLDWPDPYLSLKVVEKNEKGIVVRGAKINISGAFASHELVVLPQSSHRKGEEDYAVAFATPTDAKGITYVCQFSPYSAEREMADDLFELGNPVFGQRETAMVVFDNVFVPWERVFHCGEAHYSGKIVTRFAKTHRMTCGGTCKVGFMNQIIGACKLIQEYKGLEKVPHINEQITEMVVLRETGRACGMAAARKGAEDPPGSGVYLPDEVMGNVAKLNICNAFWRAMALAGDIGGGLVVTLPSLKELKNPDVKDYVEEFYSFGSEEPTENILKVHKLLQHWTAGLHGVGTWHGAGPVMAQKIMLQRAVDFEHEKTLVKETLKLKEKKA, encoded by the coding sequence ATGGCCTTAATGACCCCCGAGCAGTTTGAAGAGAGCCTGAAAAATATGAAACCCAGGGTGTACATGAACGGGAAGAGGGTGGAGAATGTTCTTGAGAACGCCAACACCCGAACCGTTGTCGAGTCCAACAAGGCCAGTTATCGCTGGGCTTTGGATCCGAAGTATAAGGATATCATGTCCTGCTACTCACCTCTGATTGACAGCGTGACCAATCGCTATACCCACGTGAGCGCCAGCATAGATGATCTTGTTAAAAAAGCTGAAGCCGGAACATTCACGGCAGAAAGGCTGGGGACCTGCATATATCGCTGTGTGGGCTACGATGCCTTCCATGCCCTGGCCAGCACGACCTGGGAGATGGATCAGGATCTGGGCACCGAGTATCGTCCGCGCTTTATGGAATTTCTCAAGATGGTTCAGGCAAAGGATCTCTCCGTTGCCGGCGCCTTGACCGAACCCAGGGGCAGGAGGGACAGAAAAACCCTGGATTGGCCGGACCCTTATCTCTCCCTGAAAGTGGTGGAAAAGAACGAAAAGGGTATCGTTGTCCGGGGTGCCAAAATCAACATCAGCGGTGCTTTTGCCAGCCATGAACTGGTCGTTCTGCCACAATCGTCCCACAGGAAAGGGGAGGAGGACTATGCAGTGGCCTTTGCCACTCCCACCGACGCGAAAGGAATTACATATGTCTGCCAGTTTTCCCCCTACTCTGCAGAGAGGGAAATGGCGGATGATCTCTTTGAATTAGGCAATCCCGTCTTTGGCCAGCGGGAGACCGCCATGGTCGTTTTCGATAACGTATTCGTACCCTGGGAGCGGGTCTTTCACTGCGGTGAAGCCCACTATTCCGGGAAAATCGTAACCCGGTTTGCCAAAACCCACCGCATGACCTGCGGCGGAACCTGTAAGGTCGGATTCATGAACCAGATCATCGGGGCCTGCAAGCTCATCCAGGAATACAAGGGACTGGAAAAGGTTCCCCATATCAACGAGCAAATCACGGAAATGGTGGTACTCAGGGAAACGGGCCGTGCCTGCGGTATGGCCGCTGCCCGCAAAGGGGCCGAGGACCCTCCCGGGTCCGGGGTTTATCTGCCGGATGAGGTCATGGGCAATGTGGCCAAGCTCAATATCTGCAATGCCTTTTGGCGGGCCATGGCCCTGGCAGGCGATATCGGCGGAGGGCTTGTCGTGACGCTGCCTTCTTTAAAAGAGTTGAAGAACCCCGACGTGAAAGATTATGTGGAAGAGTTTTACAGCTTTGGTTCGGAAGAGCCCACGGAAAACATCTTGAAAGTGCACAAGCTACTGCAACACTGGACAGCGGGGCTCCACGGAGTCGGTACCTGGCATGGCGCAGGGCCCGTAATGGCCCAGAAGATTATGCTCCAACGCGCCGTTGACTTTGAACATGAAAAAACACTTGTGAAAGAAACCTTAAAACTAAAAGAAAAGAAAGCCTAG
- a CDS encoding GHKL domain-containing protein, with the protein LKIQPNDPLDVNALLSNLIRIFQESLILKPNINTHLKLDPSLPTVMTDKNRMIQVFSNLIKNAAEAMPEGGNLYISTRYVSNSIDAIINQAADSTQGNVEIAIRDDGSGIAEAVKSRLFEPYITSKGTGHAGLGLSIVYNIVKSIKGTITCKSDNKKGTSFKIVFPIVQTHEI; encoded by the coding sequence CTTAAAATCCAACCCAACGATCCCTTGGATGTAAATGCCCTTTTGTCAAACCTGATAAGAATCTTTCAGGAATCCCTTATACTCAAGCCCAACATCAATACTCATTTGAAGTTAGACCCTTCACTACCAACGGTTATGACAGATAAAAACAGAATGATACAGGTTTTTAGCAACCTCATCAAGAATGCAGCTGAGGCTATGCCGGAGGGAGGAAATCTTTACATTAGTACCCGATATGTATCAAATAGCATTGACGCTATAATAAACCAGGCTGCAGACAGTACACAGGGAAATGTAGAGATAGCTATCAGAGATGATGGTTCCGGTATTGCTGAGGCAGTTAAATCGCGGCTTTTCGAGCCTTACATTACTTCAAAAGGGACAGGACATGCTGGTTTGGGGCTCTCAATTGTTTATAATATAGTCAAGAGTATAAAGGGAACCATAACTTGTAAGAGTGACAATAAAAAAGGAACAAGCTTCAAAATAGTTTTTCCGATAGTTCAAACCCATGAAATATAG
- a CDS encoding serine acetyltransferase, which yields MKHDKNTDPACRTDAEVMSNYRKQLPEIAESIIVNCDDSECFTHIDYEPIPSEGYVIDIIDKLREILFPGYFSREKIDPVNLKYAIGQTVSALFDMISEQIAHSIRHECFRYDLPCTQCGEQGQKIALDFLASIPSLRKILATDVRAVYEGDPAAKGYDEIIFSYPGIFAVTVHRIAHKLFEFKVPLLPRIMSEHAHSVTGIDIHPGAEIGERFCIDHGTGVVIGETTKIGKNVRIYQGVTLGALSLPKDAGEKLRGKKRHPTIEDDVIIYSGATILGGDTVIGARSVIGGNVWLTESVPPDTKVIMETPRLIFK from the coding sequence ATGAAGCATGATAAAAACACGGATCCTGCCTGCAGGACAGATGCGGAAGTAATGTCGAATTATAGAAAACAACTTCCGGAAATCGCCGAAAGCATCATCGTAAACTGCGATGATTCGGAGTGTTTTACGCATATCGATTATGAACCGATTCCTTCCGAAGGATATGTCATCGATATTATCGACAAGTTAAGGGAAATTCTTTTCCCGGGCTACTTTAGCCGGGAAAAAATCGACCCCGTCAATCTGAAATACGCTATCGGCCAAACGGTTTCAGCGCTGTTTGACATGATATCCGAACAGATAGCTCACAGCATCCGGCATGAATGCTTCAGATATGACCTGCCGTGTACCCAGTGCGGCGAACAGGGCCAGAAAATCGCCCTCGACTTTCTGGCATCGATCCCATCGTTGCGCAAAATCCTGGCAACCGACGTCCGGGCGGTATACGAAGGGGATCCGGCCGCCAAAGGGTATGACGAGATTATTTTCAGCTATCCGGGCATTTTTGCCGTTACCGTACACCGGATCGCCCATAAGCTGTTTGAATTTAAGGTGCCGCTGCTGCCGCGTATTATGTCCGAACATGCCCACAGTGTAACCGGTATCGATATTCATCCGGGGGCCGAAATCGGCGAACGGTTTTGTATCGATCACGGGACCGGGGTGGTGATCGGCGAAACTACCAAGATCGGCAAGAATGTGAGGATCTACCAGGGGGTAACCCTGGGAGCGCTGTCACTGCCCAAGGATGCCGGTGAAAAGCTGAGAGGCAAAAAACGCCACCCCACGATCGAAGACGATGTCATCATTTATTCGGGCGCTACGATTTTAGGCGGCGATACCGTGATCGGTGCGCGCTCCGTCATCGGCGGCAATGTCTGGCTGACGGAATCGGTTCCTCCGGACACCAAGGTAATTATGGAAACGCCGCGGTTGATATTTAAATGA
- a CDS encoding UbiA family prenyltransferase, translating into MTPLSSPYTGLSRLTLFWALSRTPHGLLDMSTPALGALLWLGRFPSFEVIVLGLITTFAGYTAVYALNDVIDYRVDKEKIRLCGAPGTGCDLDAVMLRHPMAQGYLSFKEGLLWTVAWSVVALMGAYRLNPVCIVIFLAACILETIYCLLLKVTHLRTLVSGGVKTAGAIAGVFAVDPKPSPLYVMVLFFWLFCWEIGGQNVPNDWTDIDEDRRLCARTIPVRLGAESANAIILASLILAVVLSVAVFYFSPITFGFPFVVASFATGLCLFVLPAFLLYRTSEPRYAMALFNMASYYPLAMLAIVIVQIVS; encoded by the coding sequence ATGACACCGCTCTCAAGCCCATATACCGGTCTTTCCCGCTTAACGTTATTCTGGGCTCTTTCCAGAACGCCCCACGGCTTGCTGGACATGTCCACCCCGGCGCTGGGGGCCTTGCTCTGGCTCGGCCGGTTCCCGTCTTTTGAAGTGATTGTTCTGGGGCTGATCACTACCTTTGCCGGTTACACGGCGGTGTATGCCCTTAATGATGTCATCGACTATCGCGTCGACAAAGAGAAGATAAGACTCTGTGGAGCTCCTGGCACCGGATGTGACCTGGATGCCGTCATGCTCCGTCATCCCATGGCCCAGGGGTATTTAAGTTTCAAAGAGGGACTGCTGTGGACCGTGGCGTGGTCGGTGGTGGCGCTTATGGGCGCCTACCGCTTAAACCCTGTCTGTATCGTTATTTTCCTTGCCGCCTGCATCCTGGAGACGATTTACTGTTTACTGCTCAAAGTAACTCATCTGCGAACCCTGGTCAGCGGCGGGGTTAAAACCGCAGGCGCCATCGCCGGGGTCTTTGCCGTCGATCCGAAGCCCTCACCGTTATATGTCATGGTGCTGTTTTTCTGGCTGTTTTGCTGGGAAATCGGCGGCCAGAACGTTCCCAATGACTGGACCGACATCGATGAAGACCGACGTCTTTGCGCCCGGACAATTCCCGTTCGACTGGGTGCTGAGTCGGCCAACGCTATTATTCTGGCAAGCCTTATTCTGGCAGTAGTTCTTTCCGTGGCCGTTTTTTATTTTTCTCCGATAACGTTTGGATTTCCCTTTGTCGTCGCGTCTTTTGCAACGGGACTATGTCTTTTTGTACTGCCCGCTTTCCTGCTTTATAGAACAAGTGAGCCCCGGTATGCCATGGCGCTTTTCAATATGGCCAGTTACTATCCTCTGGCCATGCTGGCTATCGTCATTGTTCAAATAGTTAGTTGA
- a CDS encoding C40 family peptidase: MQEKVKLNWVGAGEGFKIKAKVQIAAFKGLGSILRMIGFGGMIVFMAPALSSIWDHESAAFPASMPIPQKQGLDLQNRLIQTEVQKYLGTPYRRGGGTRKGMDCSGFVRRIYQELFGVDLPYQARYQYHLGIFEKVSPQNLKTGDLIFFSATKNKKRINHVGIYLYDGQFAHAIRKSGVTISSLSNPHWKSRFFDAKRLPMEDGPRQELLEKYADGLAQIADQKSSITIGFAAGEFYRYRPATDLLTFWEARQESVFAPELTYTKALLGQSWTLNLAAFREFYVLDRPEDPFRKNRMDQETEVLSETFDLMHRDGFRLSSDLRLSDYLQITPSLTYFSAGRYIDTIYQPRLSFGIDLGIGSWYYDWPISMALNYSDLQPSASRLALPGDEREVFDMSITFRHRINPNLHLLFTGEYAERYQMVQQEPEKPFNEKKIEEQGFSIKLNITF; the protein is encoded by the coding sequence ATGCAGGAAAAAGTTAAGCTAAATTGGGTTGGGGCGGGAGAGGGGTTTAAGATCAAAGCTAAGGTTCAAATAGCGGCTTTCAAGGGGCTGGGGTCCATCCTTAGGATGATTGGGTTTGGGGGGATGATCGTCTTTATGGCCCCGGCACTTTCAAGTATCTGGGACCATGAGAGTGCGGCCTTCCCGGCGTCCATGCCGATTCCTCAAAAACAGGGCCTGGATCTTCAGAATAGGCTCATCCAGACAGAGGTGCAGAAGTACCTTGGAACCCCCTACCGGCGAGGGGGGGGCACCCGAAAGGGAATGGATTGTTCCGGTTTTGTCAGGAGGATCTACCAGGAACTGTTCGGTGTGGATCTGCCCTACCAGGCCAGATACCAGTATCATCTGGGGATTTTCGAAAAGGTTTCCCCGCAAAACTTGAAGACAGGCGACCTGATCTTCTTTTCCGCCACCAAAAATAAAAAACGAATCAATCACGTAGGCATCTATCTGTACGATGGCCAGTTCGCCCATGCGATTAGAAAAAGTGGCGTGACTATCTCCAGCCTTTCAAACCCCCACTGGAAATCGCGATTCTTTGACGCCAAAAGACTGCCCATGGAGGACGGCCCAAGGCAGGAATTACTTGAAAAATACGCCGATGGCCTCGCCCAGATTGCAGATCAAAAGAGCTCTATCACGATAGGTTTTGCTGCCGGGGAATTCTACCGGTACCGTCCGGCCACGGATCTTTTAACATTTTGGGAAGCTAGGCAAGAGAGTGTTTTCGCCCCTGAGCTAACCTATACAAAGGCCCTGTTGGGCCAGTCATGGACCCTCAACCTGGCGGCCTTTCGGGAGTTTTACGTCCTTGACCGGCCCGAAGACCCCTTCAGGAAGAACCGGATGGACCAGGAAACGGAAGTCTTGTCCGAAACCTTTGACCTCATGCACCGGGACGGCTTTCGATTGTCCAGTGACCTGAGGTTGTCAGATTACCTGCAGATTACACCATCCCTGACCTATTTCTCCGCTGGCAGGTATATTGACACCATCTACCAACCGCGGCTCTCGTTTGGAATCGATCTCGGAATAGGCTCGTGGTATTATGATTGGCCCATCTCCATGGCCCTGAACTACTCTGACCTCCAGCCTTCGGCATCGCGCCTTGCCCTGCCCGGCGATGAGAGGGAGGTCTTTGATATGTCCATCACCTTTAGACACAGGATAAACCCCAATCTCCATCTCCTTTTCACAGGGGAGTATGCGGAGAGATACCAGATGGTTCAGCAAGAACCTGAAAAGCCCTTCAACGAAAAAAAAATAGAGGAGCAGGGGTTCTCTATCAAGCTGAATATCACCTTCTGA
- a CDS encoding dodecin domain-containing protein: MSESVYKIIELVGTSQKSWEEAAQNAVETAGKTLRDLRIAEITTLDMKIDQGKVVAYRARVKLSFKYKP; this comes from the coding sequence ATGAGTGAAAGTGTCTATAAGATTATCGAACTTGTGGGAACGAGCCAGAAGTCCTGGGAGGAAGCTGCCCAAAATGCGGTGGAAACAGCCGGCAAAACCCTCAGGGATTTGAGAATTGCGGAAATCACGACACTGGATATGAAAATCGATCAAGGAAAGGTCGTCGCCTACCGGGCCAGAGTAAAACTCTCGTTCAAATATAAGCCATAG
- a CDS encoding tetratricopeptide repeat protein — protein MLPFEEAIEKFKAVLKQTPENAEIWCSWGVALMELKRLDEAIEKFEKAAVFNPGLASAWYGWGIALAAQGKKEEAAEKIKKAMEIDPDSGKDSSEPE, from the coding sequence ATGCTGCCGTTCGAGGAGGCAATTGAGAAATTCAAAGCGGTTTTAAAGCAGACCCCTGAAAATGCTGAGATATGGTGCAGCTGGGGGGTGGCGTTGATGGAGTTGAAACGGCTCGATGAAGCCATCGAAAAATTTGAAAAGGCGGCGGTGTTCAACCCCGGCCTTGCATCGGCCTGGTATGGCTGGGGCATCGCCCTGGCAGCCCAGGGGAAAAAGGAAGAAGCGGCCGAAAAAATTAAAAAGGCTATGGAAATCGATCCTGACAGCGGTAAAGATTCGTCCGAACCCGAGTAA
- a CDS encoding FxsA family protein: MLFKLFLAFTLIPVAEIYLIIKLGAFLGAFNTVAIIIITGFAGAALARMQGLQTMLRVRHSLQQGIVPAEEMVDALLIFVAGIVLLTPGFITDIAGLLLLFPPSRFHIKRFLRRKFELWSKNGTIQYRHFP; encoded by the coding sequence ATGCTTTTCAAACTGTTTTTGGCGTTCACGCTGATTCCGGTCGCCGAAATTTACTTAATTATCAAACTGGGCGCATTTCTGGGTGCCTTCAATACCGTGGCGATTATCATCATCACCGGCTTTGCAGGTGCCGCCCTGGCACGCATGCAGGGCTTGCAAACCATGCTGCGGGTTCGGCACAGCCTGCAGCAGGGAATTGTGCCGGCCGAAGAAATGGTAGACGCCCTGCTTATTTTCGTGGCCGGCATCGTTTTGCTGACACCTGGTTTTATTACTGACATAGCGGGGCTGCTGCTGCTCTTTCCCCCTTCCCGCTTTCACATCAAGCGGTTCCTCAGGCGCAAATTCGAGCTGTGGAGCAAGAACGGTACCATTCAATACCGCCATTTTCCTTAA
- a CDS encoding response regulator: METSNSAKEALEYLKKNTFDLILLDMVLPDMSGYQLMDFITIQNQDTLIIVITGQASMDSAIGALRKGAYDYIRKPFEPDALITTFKNALNQKSLILLTRTIATRYCNWPVKYIEASRTLIKIIRI, encoded by the coding sequence TTGGAAACAAGCAATAGTGCGAAAGAAGCCTTAGAATATCTTAAAAAAAATACTTTTGATCTAATTCTTTTAGATATGGTTTTGCCGGATATGAGTGGTTACCAACTCATGGACTTTATAACAATTCAAAATCAGGATACTTTGATCATAGTTATCACTGGACAAGCATCGATGGATTCAGCAATAGGCGCTTTAAGGAAAGGAGCCTATGATTACATTAGAAAACCTTTTGAGCCTGATGCTCTAATAACAACATTCAAAAATGCTCTTAATCAAAAAAGTTTGATATTACTTACCCGGACGATTGCGACAAGATATTGCAATTGGCCGGTGAAGTATATCGAGGCAAGCAGAACTCTTATCAAAATAATCAGAATCTAA
- a CDS encoding pyridoxal-phosphate dependent enzyme, translating into MKIFPDIGSTIGSTAEEIWKDTGGQVDILVAGVGTGGTITGISQVIKQRNFSFKSVAVEPADSPVLSGGTAGPHKIQGIGAGFVPDILELSLIDEVVTVTNEAAFETARQLAEKEGILCGISSGAAVWAALEIAKRAESGGKRIVAILPSTGERYLSTELYLK; encoded by the coding sequence ATGAAAATATTTCCCGACATCGGTTCGACCATCGGTTCAACTGCTGAAGAGATCTGGAAAGATACCGGGGGCCAGGTGGACATTTTGGTGGCGGGAGTAGGCACCGGCGGAACCATCACCGGCATATCCCAGGTAATCAAACAGCGAAATTTTTCCTTTAAATCGGTTGCCGTTGAACCCGCCGATTCTCCGGTTCTTTCCGGCGGCACAGCCGGTCCGCACAAGATCCAGGGCATCGGCGCCGGTTTTGTTCCTGATATCTTAGAATTGTCGCTGATTGATGAAGTTGTCACCGTTACCAATGAAGCTGCCTTTGAAACCGCTCGTCAATTGGCGGAAAAAGAAGGTATTCTCTGCGGCATTTCATCCGGAGCGGCTGTATGGGCGGCCCTTGAGATTGCCAAACGCGCGGAATCCGGCGGCAAACGAATTGTGGCCATCCTGCCGAGTACGGGTGAACGGTATTTAAGCACGGAATTATACCTCAAATGA
- a CDS encoding YhdH/YhfP family quinone oxidoreductase: MENKTFKALVVQETKEKKYVRRIMEKSIDDLPPGDVLVNVKYSSLNYKDALSAIGNKGVTKNYPHTPGIDAAGVVVESHSPDFKPEDNVIVTSYDLGMNTPGGFAEYIRVPADWVVKLPENLSLKESMIYGTAGFTAALSVYRLVGHGVAPDQGEILVTGATGGVGSMALAILAQSGYAVIAVSDKVEKSEFLSGLGAKEIISRNDALDTGGKPLLPGRWAGVIDTVGGDMLATAIKSTQSGGAVTCCGNVASADLPLTVYPFILRGVALFGIDSQNCPMKIRQQIWRKIAGAWKLDHLSLLASEISLDELDRTIDQILQGKLTGRTVVRLV; this comes from the coding sequence GTGGAGAATAAGACCTTCAAAGCCCTGGTGGTCCAAGAAACCAAAGAAAAAAAATACGTCCGCCGGATCATGGAAAAATCCATCGATGATCTGCCTCCGGGAGATGTCTTGGTCAATGTCAAGTATTCGTCGTTGAATTACAAGGACGCTCTTTCGGCCATCGGCAACAAAGGGGTCACCAAAAACTATCCCCATACACCGGGCATCGATGCCGCCGGCGTGGTGGTTGAAAGCCACAGTCCTGATTTTAAGCCCGAAGACAACGTGATCGTCACCAGCTACGATCTTGGCATGAATACCCCGGGCGGTTTTGCCGAATACATCCGGGTTCCGGCGGACTGGGTGGTAAAACTTCCGGAAAATCTGTCTTTAAAAGAAAGCATGATTTACGGTACGGCCGGGTTTACCGCCGCCTTGTCCGTCTACCGGCTGGTCGGGCACGGGGTTGCCCCGGACCAGGGAGAAATACTGGTTACCGGGGCCACCGGCGGCGTCGGCAGCATGGCCCTTGCCATTCTCGCCCAAAGCGGTTACGCGGTGATCGCTGTCAGCGACAAAGTCGAAAAAAGCGAATTTCTTTCCGGTCTCGGCGCCAAGGAAATCATCTCCAGAAATGACGCCCTGGACACCGGCGGCAAACCGCTGCTGCCGGGCCGCTGGGCAGGTGTCATTGATACGGTGGGCGGTGATATGCTGGCAACGGCCATCAAATCCACCCAATCCGGCGGCGCGGTCACGTGCTGTGGAAACGTCGCCTCAGCAGATTTGCCGTTGACCGTATACCCGTTCATTTTAAGAGGCGTCGCCCTTTTCGGAATAGATTCCCAAAATTGCCCGATGAAAATCCGGCAACAAATCTGGCGGAAAATCGCAGGAGCGTGGAAGCTGGATCACCTGAGCCTTCTGGCTTCCGAAATTTCACTCGACGAACTGGATCGTACCATCGACCAAATCCTGCAAGGAAAGCTGACCGGTCGAACGGTCGTTCGTCTAGTATGA
- a CDS encoding peptidylprolyl isomerase encodes MVGHRCKLIQTHLSQPHLNGKHTVFGKVVKGQEVVDVIQQADKMELVEIKEG; translated from the coding sequence ATCGTCGGCCACAGATGCAAATTGATCCAAACCCATTTATCTCAGCCGCACTTGAACGGTAAGCATACCGTCTTCGGGAAGGTGGTGAAGGGGCAGGAGGTCGTGGATGTAATTCAGCAGGCAGACAAAATGGAGCTGGTAGAAATTAAGGAGGGATAG
- a CDS encoding cytochrome P460 family protein, whose amino-acid sequence MENYQGEMEALNSIVVMYKVKGFNPPDGDWYWAKYTPEGKALNSGRDRWCIGCHATRVKNDFVIVHNFK is encoded by the coding sequence ATGGAAAACTACCAGGGAGAAATGGAGGCGCTCAATTCCATTGTGGTAATGTACAAGGTCAAAGGATTCAATCCTCCGGATGGGGATTGGTATTGGGCCAAATATACTCCCGAAGGCAAGGCCCTGAATTCCGGCAGGGACAGATGGTGTATCGGCTGTCATGCGACCCGGGTCAAAAATGATTTTGTTATTGTGCATAATTTCAAGTAA
- a CDS encoding FliA/WhiG family RNA polymerase sigma factor — protein MMTSKSEKSALAGRSGPGKQPGRASNKPERRNILRRKLIDRYMPTIRRIVFKYNRKLPSKIDLDDLVSAGVAGLLRALERFEPERGVKFKCFVNYHIRGSILDELRQWDHLPRSERQAAKRMEQTYLQLEQSLKRQPTDEEIAGAMQLPLEKYYQHKAFSKVDFLSYEDLWDGEEAKDLLELIFRKDLKLKLTRVISRLPEKEKAVIDFYYFKEKTLKETAKLLNVSEGRASQLHKQAMAHLANARQELEQISRPELEQISRPDSEPSSEL, from the coding sequence ATGATGACTTCCAAAAGCGAAAAATCGGCCCTTGCCGGCCGATCCGGCCCGGGGAAACAGCCCGGTAGGGCATCCAATAAACCGGAAAGACGGAACATTCTGCGGCGGAAGCTCATCGACAGGTATATGCCCACCATCCGCCGGATCGTGTTTAAATACAACCGCAAGCTGCCGTCGAAAATTGACCTCGACGATCTGGTCAGCGCCGGGGTCGCCGGACTGCTGAGGGCCCTTGAAAGGTTCGAGCCGGAGAGAGGCGTAAAATTCAAGTGCTTCGTCAACTATCATATCAGGGGATCGATTCTCGATGAACTCCGCCAGTGGGACCATCTGCCCCGCAGCGAGCGGCAGGCAGCCAAAAGGATGGAACAGACCTATCTGCAGTTGGAACAGTCGCTGAAACGTCAGCCCACCGATGAGGAAATCGCCGGGGCGATGCAACTGCCGCTGGAAAAGTATTACCAGCACAAAGCGTTCTCCAAGGTGGACTTTCTCAGTTACGAAGATCTTTGGGACGGCGAGGAGGCCAAAGACCTTTTGGAGTTGATTTTTCGAAAAGATCTCAAGCTGAAGCTTACGCGGGTAATATCGCGCTTGCCGGAAAAGGAAAAGGCGGTGATCGATTTTTACTATTTCAAGGAAAAGACCTTGAAAGAAACCGCCAAATTGCTGAACGTGTCCGAAGGCCGGGCGTCACAACTCCACAAACAGGCGATGGCCCATCTGGCAAACGCTCGGCAGGAGCTCGAGCAGATCTCCCGGCCGGAGCTCGAGCAGATCTCCCGGCCGGACAGCGAACCATCCTCTGAGCTTTAA